The following proteins are co-located in the Sphingobacteriia bacterium genome:
- a CDS encoding ribonuclease D, with translation MSLIETQDELNLLCDILSHQEAFGIDTEFTKKSTYYPQLSLIQFGGKDYEYAVDLKQPLNFKGLEKILANPKIIKIIHAAKQDLQGIKKFFNIDLKNVFDTQIAATFTGLGDHPSYGTLCEKLLDVKICKKTQFSNWEQRPLTEQQIVYALIDVRHLTSVYEILYKKLTKQNRLEWFEEEMKNLEKTEDNKYLWVKYNQAPKSGKDYALLKDLLFWRMEIAKKNDIAPNLLVNNDIIVELIENNNLINSEAFLKLNEGFKKELIDLFTLEPTLNDIEEFKKISALNSNQNLKSLLRQILLYIADKLNLPGYFIASKDDIFITLLKGINETKIGKGWRYKVFGEVVQLILEK, from the coding sequence ATGTCTCTAATAGAAACACAGGATGAGTTAAATTTATTATGTGATATCTTATCTCACCAAGAGGCCTTTGGCATAGATACTGAATTCACTAAAAAATCTACTTATTATCCTCAACTTTCCTTAATACAATTTGGTGGGAAAGATTATGAATATGCCGTTGATCTTAAACAACCTTTAAATTTCAAAGGTTTAGAGAAAATCTTGGCTAATCCAAAAATTATTAAAATCATTCATGCAGCAAAACAAGATTTGCAAGGAATAAAGAAATTTTTTAACATTGATTTAAAAAATGTATTTGATACGCAAATTGCAGCAACTTTTACAGGACTTGGTGACCATCCAAGCTATGGGACTTTATGTGAAAAGTTGCTTGATGTAAAAATATGCAAAAAAACTCAGTTTTCTAATTGGGAACAACGTCCTTTAACTGAACAACAAATTGTTTATGCTTTAATTGATGTTAGACATTTAACCTCAGTATATGAAATCCTATATAAAAAACTTACGAAACAAAATAGATTAGAATGGTTTGAAGAAGAGATGAAAAATCTTGAAAAAACCGAGGATAATAAATATTTATGGGTTAAATATAATCAGGCTCCTAAATCCGGTAAGGATTACGCTTTACTTAAAGATTTACTTTTTTGGCGTATGGAAATTGCTAAGAAAAATGATATAGCCCCAAACTTATTAGTAAATAATGATATTATAGTAGAGTTAATAGAAAATAATAATCTAATTAACTCCGAAGCTTTCTTAAAGCTAAATGAAGGATTTAAAAAAGAATTAATTGATTTGTTTACACTTGAACCAACACTTAACGATATTGAGGAATTTAAAAAAATAAGCGCTTTAAATTCTAATCAAAATTTGAAAAGCTTATTACGTCAAATTCTTCTTTATATTGCAGATAAACTTAACCTTCCAGGATATTTTATAGCCTCTAAAGATGACATATTTATTACTCTACTTAAGGGCATAAATGAAACGAAAATAGGGAAGGGTTGGAGATATAAGGTCTTTGGAGAAGTTGTTCAGTTAATTCTCGAAAAATAA